One part of the Herbiconiux aconitum genome encodes these proteins:
- a CDS encoding nuclear transport factor 2 family protein: MSGLENLPPAIADFFDATNQSDRERFLAAFSSDAVLDDWGRSFRGHDGISSWNDNENMGVQSHFEVEGFTETNGVYAVTITVTGNGYNGGGTMAFALEGDRISRVDITG; the protein is encoded by the coding sequence ATGTCCGGTCTCGAGAACCTCCCGCCCGCGATCGCCGATTTCTTCGACGCCACCAACCAATCCGACCGCGAACGCTTCCTGGCCGCCTTTTCGAGCGACGCCGTTCTCGACGACTGGGGTCGCTCCTTCCGCGGCCACGACGGCATCTCGTCCTGGAACGACAACGAGAACATGGGCGTGCAGAGCCACTTCGAGGTCGAGGGGTTCACCGAGACCAACGGGGTCTACGCCGTCACCATCACGGTCACCGGCAACGGTTACAACGGCGGCGGAACGATGGCGTTCGCGCTCGAGGGAGACCGGATCTCGCGAGTCGACATCACGGGCTGA
- a CDS encoding NAD(P)H-quinone oxidoreductase, producing the protein MKAVLIREPGDASVLELGEVPQPAPGEGEVLIDVAAAGVNRADIAQREGHYAPPPGAPAWLGLEVSGVVAEVDAGVDGFSPGDRVCALLGGGGYAERVVVPAGQVLPVPASIDLVEAAGLAEVVATVWSNVFLLADLRAGETLLVHGGSSGIGTMAVQLGRAFGARVAVTARSAVKLEACRELGAEILIDYTKDDFVHRITDETGGADVILDVVGGDYLNRNARALNVNGRIANISSLAGRQANLDLGALMMKRGTIRSTSLRARPAVEKAEIIASVHENVWPLIENGTVRPVIGARYPLAQASEAHRLMESSGHVGKILLVV; encoded by the coding sequence ATGAAAGCCGTTCTGATCCGGGAGCCCGGCGACGCATCCGTTCTCGAGCTCGGGGAGGTGCCGCAGCCGGCACCGGGTGAGGGCGAGGTTCTCATCGACGTCGCTGCCGCCGGCGTCAACCGGGCCGACATCGCGCAGCGCGAAGGCCATTACGCGCCTCCGCCCGGGGCTCCGGCGTGGCTGGGGCTCGAGGTGTCGGGCGTGGTCGCCGAGGTCGATGCCGGCGTCGACGGATTCTCTCCCGGCGACCGCGTGTGCGCGCTGCTCGGCGGGGGCGGGTATGCCGAGCGGGTGGTGGTTCCGGCCGGGCAGGTGCTGCCGGTGCCGGCGAGCATCGACCTGGTCGAGGCAGCAGGCCTGGCCGAGGTGGTGGCGACGGTGTGGTCGAACGTGTTCCTGCTCGCCGACCTGCGAGCCGGCGAGACGTTGCTCGTGCACGGCGGATCGAGCGGGATCGGCACGATGGCGGTGCAGCTCGGCCGGGCCTTCGGCGCCCGGGTGGCGGTGACGGCGCGGTCGGCCGTGAAGCTCGAGGCGTGCCGGGAGCTCGGCGCCGAGATCCTGATCGACTACACGAAAGACGACTTCGTGCACCGCATCACCGACGAGACCGGTGGAGCCGACGTCATCCTCGACGTGGTGGGCGGCGACTACCTGAACCGCAACGCGCGCGCACTCAACGTCAACGGACGCATCGCCAACATCTCGAGCCTCGCCGGTCGCCAGGCGAACCTCGATCTCGGAGCGCTGATGATGAAGCGCGGCACGATCCGTTCCACCAGCCTTCGGGCCCGGCCCGCGGTGGAGAAGGCCGAGATCATCGCGAGCGTGCATGAAAACGTCTGGCCCCTGATCGAGAACGGCACCGTGCGTCCGGTGATCGGCGCGCGTTATCCGCTGGCCCAGGCATCCGAGGCGCACCGGTTGATGGAATCGTCGGGGCATGTGGGAAAGATCCTGCTCGTGGTGTGA
- a CDS encoding winged helix-turn-helix transcriptional regulator has product MTALLGKDLNCSIARSLEVLGEKWTLLIVREAFRGRTRFSEFTDSLGIARDILATRLSTLVEFGVLERHPYRDAGEREREEYLLTTAGRELMPVLAALTAWGDRHRPTEPGPTVLYEDADSGARAELRFTTADGRILELADVAARPGPGQIDAETLTS; this is encoded by the coding sequence ATGACCGCTCTGCTCGGCAAAGATCTGAACTGCTCCATCGCCCGCAGCCTCGAGGTGCTGGGCGAGAAGTGGACGCTGCTGATCGTGCGAGAAGCGTTCCGTGGCCGCACCCGGTTCTCGGAGTTCACCGACTCGCTCGGCATCGCCCGCGACATCCTCGCCACCCGCCTCAGCACGCTCGTCGAGTTCGGCGTGCTCGAACGGCACCCCTACCGTGACGCCGGCGAGCGGGAGCGGGAGGAGTACCTCCTGACGACCGCGGGCCGTGAACTGATGCCCGTCCTGGCCGCCCTCACGGCGTGGGGCGACCGCCATCGGCCGACGGAGCCCGGGCCGACGGTGCTCTACGAAGACGCCGATTCGGGCGCACGCGCCGAACTGCGCTTCACAACGGCCGACGGCCGCATCCTCGAACTCGCGGATGTCGCAGCCCGGCCCGGCCCCGGGCAGATCGACGCCGAGACGCTCACCTCCTGA
- a CDS encoding LLM class flavin-dependent oxidoreductase, whose protein sequence is MTDQIELGLDTFGDVTADESGTPLPHAQVLRNLVDQGVLADELGIDFIGFGEHHRNDFAVTSPEVVLAAVAARTSRIHLGSAVTVLSSDDPVRVFQRFSTLDALSNGRAEVILGRGSFTESFPLFGYELSDYEELFEEKLNLFAEVRKQEPVTWSGNTRAALTSQQVYPPVENGLLKTWVGVGGSPESVVRTARYGFSLMLAIIGGDPVRFAPYVDLFQRAQDQFETGRQPIGVHSPGHVADTDEQAREELWPHYSAMMNRIGRERGWSPMGRAHFEQEAGPQGSLYVGSPSTVAAKIANTVKTLGVDRFDLKYGNGGLSHEKLMHSIELYGTQVVPQVRELLA, encoded by the coding sequence ATGACAGACCAGATCGAGCTCGGACTCGACACCTTCGGCGACGTCACGGCCGACGAGAGCGGCACCCCGCTCCCCCACGCCCAGGTGTTGCGCAATCTCGTGGACCAGGGCGTGCTCGCCGACGAGCTCGGCATCGACTTCATCGGCTTCGGCGAGCACCACCGCAACGACTTCGCGGTGACCAGCCCCGAGGTGGTCTTGGCGGCGGTCGCGGCCCGCACCTCGCGCATCCATCTCGGCTCCGCCGTCACCGTGCTCTCCTCTGACGACCCGGTGCGGGTCTTCCAGCGGTTCTCGACCCTCGATGCGCTCTCGAACGGCCGCGCAGAGGTCATCCTGGGTCGCGGTTCGTTCACCGAGTCGTTCCCGCTGTTCGGCTACGAGCTCTCCGACTACGAGGAACTCTTCGAAGAGAAACTCAACCTCTTCGCCGAGGTTCGGAAGCAGGAGCCCGTGACCTGGTCGGGCAACACCCGCGCGGCACTGACCTCGCAGCAGGTGTATCCGCCGGTCGAGAACGGCCTGCTGAAGACCTGGGTGGGCGTCGGCGGCAGCCCCGAGTCGGTGGTGCGCACCGCTCGCTACGGATTCTCGCTGATGCTCGCGATCATCGGCGGCGACCCGGTGCGGTTCGCGCCCTATGTCGACCTCTTCCAGCGGGCGCAGGACCAGTTCGAGACGGGCCGCCAGCCGATCGGCGTGCACTCGCCCGGCCACGTCGCCGACACCGACGAACAGGCCCGCGAAGAGCTGTGGCCGCACTACTCGGCCATGATGAACCGGATCGGCCGCGAACGTGGATGGTCGCCCATGGGGCGCGCCCACTTCGAGCAGGAAGCCGGGCCGCAGGGCTCGCTCTACGTCGGATCGCCCTCGACGGTGGCTGCCAAGATCGCCAACACCGTCAAGACGCTCGGCGTCGACCGCTTCGACCTCAAATACGGCAACGGCGGCCTCTCGCACGAGAAGCTCATGCACAGCATCGAGCTCTACGGCACCCAGGTGGTGCCGCAGGTGCGCGAGCTGCTCGCGTAG
- a CDS encoding methylated-DNA--[protein]-cysteine S-methyltransferase, whose product MTAIIQFVDTPDGPFGIIADEEGRVLSSGWTADPEALLARLAPARRPESLEPGALAAADAVRAYYEGDIHAIDDVVVVQQGGAFHMLGWEKLREIEPGQPLTYQEFAAALDRPSAVRAAASACARNAPALFVPCHRVLRSDGSLGGFAWGLHVKRSLLAREAA is encoded by the coding sequence ATGACCGCCATCATCCAGTTCGTCGACACCCCCGACGGTCCGTTCGGAATCATCGCCGACGAGGAGGGTCGGGTGCTCTCCTCCGGCTGGACCGCCGATCCGGAGGCTCTGCTGGCCCGCCTCGCACCCGCCCGCCGACCCGAGTCCCTCGAGCCGGGGGCGCTCGCCGCCGCCGACGCGGTGCGCGCCTACTACGAGGGCGACATCCACGCGATCGACGATGTCGTGGTGGTGCAGCAGGGCGGCGCGTTCCACATGCTCGGCTGGGAGAAGCTCCGCGAGATCGAACCCGGGCAGCCCCTGACCTACCAGGAGTTCGCCGCGGCTCTCGACCGCCCGAGTGCGGTGCGCGCGGCGGCGAGCGCGTGTGCGCGCAATGCCCCCGCCCTCTTCGTGCCGTGCCACCGCGTGCTCCGCAGCGACGGCTCCCTGGGCGGCTTCGCCTGGGGCCTCCACGTCAAGCGCTCCCTCCTGGCCCGCGAAGCCGCCTGA
- a CDS encoding DUF3224 domain-containing protein — MSEHDTITARFSVTGWEPAELPGLAGDDAPAEWVGAITMRKTYSSGLVGTSVAHFVSSGEEDSGRGYLAAERITGTLDDGRTGSVTVHHGALQHPDDPSAFGYVVPGTGTGDFAGFRGQARILHDAEGAYFVITLES, encoded by the coding sequence ATGAGCGAACACGACACCATCACCGCCCGCTTCTCCGTCACCGGCTGGGAGCCGGCCGAGCTGCCCGGCCTCGCCGGCGACGACGCACCGGCCGAGTGGGTGGGCGCGATAACCATGCGCAAGACGTACTCCTCGGGCCTCGTCGGCACGAGCGTCGCCCACTTCGTCTCGTCGGGCGAGGAGGATTCAGGCCGCGGCTACCTCGCCGCCGAGCGCATCACGGGAACGCTCGACGACGGCAGAACCGGATCGGTGACCGTGCACCACGGCGCGCTCCAGCATCCCGACGACCCGTCGGCGTTCGGATACGTCGTGCCGGGCACCGGAACCGGCGACTTCGCGGGCTTCCGCGGCCAGGCGCGCATCCTGCACGACGCCGAGGGTGCCTACTTCGTGATCACCCTCGAGTCCTGA
- a CDS encoding CASTOR/POLLUX-related putative ion channel: MQKPTLRERVRYRFDDWMSRGTVALMLLLGAATAVFVIILAVVVYVVRAYPDDAPTADFWDVLWGNLMRTLDPGTMGGDTGWGFRALMLVVTVGGLIIVASLIGIISGAFDSKVDELRKGRSRVLESGHTLILGWSPKVFSIVSELAIANESRGRSAIVVLADRDKVEMEDAIRAEVGATGRTRVICRSGDPMNLNDLELGSPHDARSIVILASDGDDDADSTVIKTALALTNNPNRGADEFHIVAELDDPANLEAARLVGRDETHWVLASDLISRVTVQTCRQSGLSVVYTELLDFGGDEIYFTEQPTLVGRNFGEVQTAFATSTVIGIASGVAVRGTTAPVAAPSVTINPPASMLLAPGDQLIVIAEDDSTIALADRVAPDRAAIVAPRATVARPEHTLVLGCNSGLVLMLRELHDYVAPGSTVRVVAAGDCPELPALDGLDVRVERADPTSRGALDALEVYRYDHIIVLAEKESLPAQRADARTLITLLHLRDIAERHDVDLNVVSEMLDDRNRELAEVTNADDFIVSEKLVSLMLSQVSENRMLAEVFATLFSSEGSEIYLRPADTYIEPGVAVDFYTVAEAALLRGETAIGYRVAADAHDATRAYGVHVNPTKPARIVFAPGDRVIVLAEN; this comes from the coding sequence ATGCAGAAGCCCACCCTGCGCGAACGCGTGCGCTATCGCTTCGACGACTGGATGTCGCGTGGCACCGTCGCCCTGATGCTCCTGCTCGGCGCCGCCACCGCCGTCTTCGTGATCATCCTCGCCGTCGTGGTCTACGTCGTGCGCGCCTACCCCGACGACGCCCCGACGGCCGACTTCTGGGATGTGCTCTGGGGCAACCTCATGCGTACCCTCGACCCCGGCACCATGGGCGGCGACACCGGCTGGGGTTTCCGCGCGCTCATGCTCGTGGTCACGGTCGGCGGCCTCATCATCGTGGCGAGCCTGATCGGCATCATCTCCGGCGCCTTCGACAGCAAGGTCGACGAGCTCCGCAAGGGTCGCTCGCGCGTGCTCGAATCGGGGCACACCCTGATTCTCGGTTGGAGCCCGAAGGTCTTCTCGATCGTGAGCGAACTCGCCATCGCCAACGAGTCCCGCGGGCGCAGCGCCATCGTGGTGCTCGCCGACCGCGACAAGGTGGAGATGGAGGATGCGATCCGCGCCGAAGTGGGAGCGACCGGTCGCACCCGGGTGATCTGCCGATCCGGCGACCCGATGAACCTCAACGACCTCGAGCTCGGCAGTCCGCACGATGCGCGCAGCATCGTCATCCTCGCCTCCGACGGAGACGACGATGCGGATTCCACCGTCATCAAGACCGCCCTCGCCCTCACCAACAACCCGAATCGTGGCGCCGACGAGTTCCACATCGTGGCCGAGCTCGACGACCCGGCCAACCTCGAAGCCGCCCGGCTGGTCGGTCGTGACGAGACGCACTGGGTGCTGGCGAGCGACCTCATCAGCCGGGTGACGGTGCAGACCTGCCGGCAGAGCGGGCTCAGCGTCGTCTATACCGAACTGCTCGACTTCGGAGGCGACGAGATCTACTTCACCGAACAGCCGACGCTCGTCGGCCGCAACTTCGGCGAGGTGCAGACCGCTTTCGCGACATCCACCGTCATCGGCATCGCGAGCGGTGTCGCGGTTCGGGGCACGACCGCGCCGGTCGCCGCACCGTCGGTCACCATCAACCCGCCCGCGTCGATGCTGCTCGCTCCCGGCGACCAGCTCATCGTCATCGCCGAAGACGACAGCACCATCGCCCTCGCCGACCGGGTCGCGCCCGACCGTGCCGCCATCGTCGCCCCCAGAGCGACGGTTGCGCGCCCCGAGCACACGCTCGTGCTGGGCTGCAATTCGGGGCTGGTGTTGATGCTCCGCGAGTTGCACGACTACGTGGCCCCCGGGTCGACGGTGCGTGTGGTCGCGGCCGGCGACTGCCCCGAGCTGCCCGCCCTCGACGGTCTCGACGTCAGGGTGGAGCGCGCCGACCCGACCAGCCGCGGTGCCCTGGATGCGTTGGAGGTCTACCGCTACGACCACATCATCGTGCTCGCCGAGAAGGAGTCGCTGCCGGCCCAGCGCGCCGATGCCCGCACCCTCATCACCCTGCTGCACCTGCGCGACATCGCCGAACGGCACGACGTCGACCTCAACGTGGTGAGCGAGATGCTCGACGACCGCAACCGCGAACTCGCCGAGGTCACGAACGCCGACGACTTCATCGTGAGCGAGAAGCTCGTGAGCCTGATGCTCTCGCAGGTGAGCGAGAACCGGATGCTCGCGGAGGTCTTCGCCACGCTGTTCTCGAGCGAGGGCAGCGAGATCTACCTACGGCCGGCCGACACCTACATCGAGCCCGGCGTCGCGGTCGACTTCTACACGGTCGCCGAGGCTGCTCTCCTCCGCGGTGAGACCGCGATCGGCTACCGCGTGGCCGCCGACGCCCACGACGCCACCCGTGCCTACGGCGTTCACGTGAACCCCACGAAACCCGCCCGCATCGTCTTCGCCCCGGGCGACCGGGTGATCGTCTTGGCCGAGAACTGA
- a CDS encoding DNA-3-methyladenine glycosylase 2 family protein, whose product MDFDERYRIIASRDPRFDGQFITAVRSTGIYCRPSCPARTPKAVNVTFYETSAAAHEAGYRACKRCLPEAVPGTPAWNLRDDLAARAMRLIADGLIEREGVDGLSRRLGYSSRHLTRVLRQELGAGPLALSRAHRAQTARTLLTSTDLPMADIAFAAGFTSIRQFNDTVGEVFELTPTEIRARQSRANVATPGSIALSLPYREPFDAAGVFAWLAARAIPGVEIAAPDSYTRSLALPGGPAWFTVRHSGSRLLLEAHLTALGDLPVLVARIRRLFDLDADPVAIDAALAAVATGAGVDSGGAASHDTRIRPSSHAAPPEIAAGGLDAARRALTARIARVPGIRLPGAVDAHEMLFRAIIGQQITVSAARTMLHRLAVAAGSPFESTETATETATATGAGLAGGTPSAPTLLFPTAAQIAEHAGSVLYGPRAKIATVVAVAEALVSGELELSSGDDAAELRRRLTALPGIGDWTAGYLAMRVLGNPDILLTGDVAVRAGARSLGFPDAPRELAGWAADYAPWRSYLCLHLWGAAADAATARRPARPGPGPAPADAPTPEPPPRTAAPAPPAAPPPARRRPASTPPALSKETTP is encoded by the coding sequence ATGGACTTCGACGAGCGCTACCGGATCATCGCCTCCCGCGACCCGCGATTCGACGGTCAGTTCATCACGGCGGTGCGCTCGACCGGCATCTACTGCCGCCCGAGCTGCCCGGCGCGCACGCCGAAGGCGGTCAACGTCACCTTCTACGAGACGAGCGCGGCGGCCCACGAGGCGGGCTACCGCGCCTGCAAACGCTGCCTGCCCGAAGCCGTGCCCGGCACCCCGGCCTGGAACCTGCGAGACGACCTGGCCGCGCGCGCCATGCGGCTGATCGCCGACGGGCTGATCGAGCGCGAGGGCGTCGACGGTCTGTCCCGGCGCCTCGGCTACTCCTCCCGCCACCTCACCCGCGTGCTGCGCCAGGAGCTCGGCGCCGGCCCGCTCGCGCTCTCGCGGGCACACCGGGCGCAGACCGCACGCACCCTGCTCACCTCGACGGATCTCCCGATGGCCGACATCGCCTTCGCTGCCGGGTTCACGAGCATCCGGCAGTTCAACGACACGGTCGGCGAGGTGTTCGAGCTGACGCCCACCGAGATCCGGGCCCGGCAGTCGCGGGCGAACGTCGCGACACCGGGGTCGATCGCGCTGTCGCTGCCCTATCGCGAGCCCTTCGACGCGGCCGGGGTGTTCGCGTGGCTCGCGGCCCGGGCGATCCCGGGCGTGGAGATCGCAGCCCCCGACTCGTACACCCGGTCGCTCGCCTTGCCCGGCGGACCGGCGTGGTTCACCGTGCGGCACAGCGGGTCGCGTCTGCTGCTCGAAGCGCACCTCACCGCACTCGGCGATCTGCCGGTGCTCGTGGCGCGCATCCGTCGACTCTTCGATCTCGATGCCGACCCCGTGGCGATCGATGCGGCCCTCGCGGCCGTTGCCACGGGCGCGGGTGTCGATTCGGGAGGAGCAGCGTCGCACGACACCCGCATACGACCTTCGTCTCACGCAGCTCCTCCCGAAATCGCGGCAGGTGGCCTGGATGCCGCGCGCCGAGCGCTCACCGCGCGCATCGCCCGGGTGCCGGGCATCCGCTTGCCGGGCGCGGTCGACGCGCACGAGATGCTGTTCCGCGCCATCATCGGTCAGCAGATCACCGTCTCCGCCGCCCGCACGATGCTGCACCGCCTCGCCGTCGCCGCCGGCTCACCCTTCGAGTCGACGGAGACTGCGACGGAGACGGCGACGGCGACGGGTGCCGGACTCGCCGGCGGCACCCCGAGCGCGCCCACTCTGCTCTTCCCGACTGCGGCGCAAATCGCCGAGCACGCCGGATCGGTGCTCTACGGACCACGGGCCAAGATCGCCACCGTGGTCGCCGTGGCCGAAGCCCTGGTGTCCGGCGAGCTCGAACTCTCGTCGGGCGACGACGCGGCCGAGCTCCGCCGCCGGCTCACCGCGCTCCCCGGCATCGGCGACTGGACCGCCGGCTACCTCGCCATGCGCGTGCTCGGCAACCCCGACATCCTGCTCACGGGCGATGTCGCGGTGCGAGCCGGAGCCCGGTCGCTCGGGTTTCCGGATGCGCCGCGCGAGTTGGCCGGATGGGCCGCCGACTACGCACCCTGGCGCTCCTACCTGTGCCTGCACCTCTGGGGTGCGGCCGCCGATGCGGCGACGGCCCGCCGGCCCGCCCGCCCCGGCCCCGGCCCCGCCCCCGCCGACGCGCCGACACCGGAGCCCCCTCCGCGCACCGCCGCCCCCGCACCGCCGGCCGCTCCACCACCCGCCCGGCGCCGCCCGGCATCCACGCCCCCTGCTCTCTCGAAGGAGACCACCCCATGA
- a CDS encoding DnaJ domain-containing protein, translating into MSDSPAARTPYEVLGVDPSIGEDELRRAYRRLLRQTHPDTGGDAARFVQVQHAWERVGTPEDRAAYDRGQGARTMAPEGYGAQAHTAGASGSASTPGAGFQSGFRTGRAQSSSVRARSYGHPGGQEREQYLSLLREWVGRGVTITDPYDSALVRSAPREIRGWLAKAIAEESTAGIVGTLGIGFTIWNNVLTGRRIDGVPETIDHVVLGPAGLFAIQSEDWGGEVTLHKGEIVGDGVHPDDEPLRELSRGARSLGRSLGVKFTGLVVVVPDDSLAEPMRVVERGRLAGAVVVRRSLLPQLLRNGVGTTDRASIDRAFELRTRLQSGIRLA; encoded by the coding sequence GTGTCCGATAGTCCCGCTGCGCGTACCCCGTATGAAGTGCTGGGGGTCGACCCCTCGATCGGCGAAGACGAACTGCGACGGGCCTACCGCCGGCTGCTGCGGCAGACGCATCCCGACACCGGGGGAGACGCCGCCCGCTTCGTGCAGGTGCAGCACGCCTGGGAACGGGTCGGCACCCCCGAAGACCGCGCCGCCTACGACCGCGGCCAGGGCGCACGCACGATGGCGCCGGAGGGTTACGGTGCCCAGGCGCACACCGCCGGCGCCTCCGGATCGGCCTCGACTCCCGGCGCCGGGTTCCAGAGCGGCTTCCGCACCGGCCGCGCGCAGAGCTCGTCGGTGCGTGCCCGCAGCTACGGGCATCCGGGCGGCCAGGAGCGCGAGCAATACCTGAGCCTGCTGCGTGAGTGGGTGGGTCGCGGTGTCACGATTACCGACCCCTACGACTCCGCACTCGTGCGGTCGGCGCCGCGGGAGATCCGTGGATGGCTGGCCAAGGCCATCGCCGAGGAGTCGACCGCCGGCATCGTCGGCACGCTCGGCATCGGCTTCACCATCTGGAACAACGTGCTCACCGGTCGCCGCATCGACGGCGTGCCCGAGACCATCGACCACGTCGTGCTCGGCCCCGCCGGCTTGTTCGCGATCCAGTCGGAGGACTGGGGCGGCGAGGTCACGCTCCACAAGGGTGAGATCGTCGGCGACGGCGTGCACCCCGACGACGAACCGTTGCGCGAGCTGAGCCGCGGTGCTCGCTCGCTCGGTCGTTCGCTCGGTGTGAAGTTCACCGGGCTCGTCGTCGTGGTTCCGGATGACTCGCTGGCCGAACCCATGCGGGTGGTCGAACGCGGGCGGCTGGCCGGCGCGGTCGTGGTGCGCCGCTCCCTGCTGCCGCAGCTCCTGCGGAACGGCGTGGGCACCACCGACCGGGCGAGCATCGACCGGGCCTTCGAACTGCGAACGCGGCTGCAGAGCGGCATCCGGCTCGCCTGA
- a CDS encoding universal stress protein: MTGTIVVGYDGSPSGKVALDWALRRAEATQHDVDVIYVADTSWDSEAFTAAPLLEQHGEVVLGSAAFNADTKAPHVTVTSRVVSGNPAAVLCAEAEKIGADLLVVGTYRKDAYERLTTSAVSIRVAAAAKVPVAVIPDLPIVHRTGVVVGVDGSDGCTPVLEAAIAEAARLGEPLHVVSAWTVPPLSMPDFADGSELYDALEERARHGVENTLAQVDPDHPEVQITTTVELDAPATALIKASKEASLLVIGSHGRRGLSRFLLGSVSHDVLIHAPCPVIVLRVE; the protein is encoded by the coding sequence ATGACCGGCACGATCGTGGTGGGGTACGACGGATCGCCGTCGGGCAAGGTGGCCCTCGACTGGGCGTTGCGTCGGGCGGAGGCCACGCAGCACGACGTCGACGTGATCTACGTCGCCGACACCTCGTGGGACTCGGAGGCCTTCACCGCCGCGCCGCTCCTCGAACAGCACGGCGAAGTCGTGCTCGGCAGCGCCGCTTTCAACGCCGACACGAAGGCGCCGCACGTCACCGTCACCTCGCGGGTCGTCTCGGGCAATCCGGCCGCGGTGCTCTGCGCGGAGGCCGAGAAGATCGGCGCCGACCTGCTCGTGGTCGGCACCTACCGCAAAGACGCCTACGAGCGCCTCACCACCAGTGCCGTGAGCATCCGGGTGGCCGCAGCCGCGAAGGTGCCCGTGGCCGTGATTCCCGATCTGCCGATCGTGCACCGCACGGGTGTCGTCGTCGGCGTCGACGGATCGGATGGGTGCACACCCGTGCTCGAGGCCGCCATCGCTGAAGCCGCACGCCTCGGCGAGCCGTTGCACGTCGTCAGCGCCTGGACAGTCCCGCCGCTGTCGATGCCCGACTTCGCCGACGGCTCCGAACTCTACGACGCCCTCGAAGAGCGCGCACGACACGGTGTCGAGAACACGCTCGCGCAGGTCGACCCCGACCATCCCGAAGTGCAGATCACGACGACGGTCGAACTGGATGCGCCCGCCACAGCCCTCATCAAGGCGTCGAAAGAGGCGTCGCTGCTGGTGATCGGCAGCCACGGACGCCGCGGACTCAGCCGCTTCCTGCTCGGCTCGGTCAGCCACGACGTGCTGATCCACGCGCCGTGCCCGGTGATCGTGCTGCGCGTGGAGTAG
- a CDS encoding SDR family oxidoreductase, whose product MSLTTFDSAVVLVTGANGGLGTEFVRQALEAGAAKVYATARTPREWDDERVVPLQLDVTDAASIAAAAAAATDVTVVVNNAGVGAGSGIATGTDAELRAMFETNFFGAVGVARAFAPVLAANGGGALLNVHSVLSWIGVAGAYSAAKAALWSATNSLRLELAPQGTLVTGLHVGWVDTPMAAHSDDPKNDPAVVVRDSYAALLAGEYEVLADELSASVKQGLSAPITTLYPQLAS is encoded by the coding sequence ATGTCACTCACCACGTTCGATTCGGCCGTCGTGCTGGTCACCGGCGCCAACGGCGGTCTGGGCACCGAGTTCGTGCGTCAGGCACTCGAGGCCGGCGCCGCGAAGGTCTACGCGACCGCCCGCACGCCGCGGGAGTGGGATGACGAGCGCGTCGTGCCCCTGCAGCTCGACGTCACCGACGCGGCATCGATCGCCGCGGCAGCCGCAGCCGCCACCGACGTGACGGTGGTCGTGAACAACGCGGGCGTCGGTGCGGGCAGTGGAATCGCGACCGGAACGGATGCCGAACTCCGCGCCATGTTCGAGACCAACTTCTTCGGTGCCGTCGGCGTGGCCCGCGCCTTCGCGCCGGTGCTCGCGGCGAACGGGGGCGGCGCTCTCCTCAACGTGCACTCGGTGCTCAGCTGGATCGGCGTCGCCGGCGCGTACAGCGCGGCCAAGGCGGCCCTGTGGTCGGCCACGAACTCGCTGCGCCTCGAGCTCGCGCCGCAGGGCACGCTCGTCACGGGCCTGCACGTCGGCTGGGTCGACACCCCGATGGCGGCGCACTCCGACGACCCGAAGAACGACCCGGCCGTGGTGGTGCGCGATTCGTACGCGGCGCTCCTGGCTGGCGAATACGAGGTGCTGGCCGACGAGCTGAGCGCGTCGGTGAAGCAGGGTCTCTCGGCCCCCATCACCACCCTCTACCCCCAGCTCGCCAGCTGA